The genomic segment CGAACGAGGCCTCCAGAGTTTTCTTGCTGAACCCTTGCAAGTAGGATTGTTGGACTTCAGTGCTAGATAGGAAGAATGTCtgcagagaaaagaaaaagattgatCTTTTGGAAAGAAATTAGAAGAagaattaatcaaataattcattataaagaaaaagaagtaccTCAAGTTTGGCAGGGTTGTTAATGGGTCTGGCAAGTACCATTACTTTCAGTGTTTCCTCGTTGTCAGGGTTAATCAAATACAAAGTTCTCCCTGCAGGGATTTTCTGAACATCGCCATTCTGAAGGTTGTAAGAGTCGCTGTCGTCGGGGTTCTCGAGGGTAAGTATGGCTCTCCCTGTGATTAACAAAATAGTTAGCGTTAATTATAGAAGCCGAAGCAAGTGGTGATGTTGTTTAGTGAGATGTAATTAGTTAATTACCgctgaggatgatgatgatgtaaTCAGCGTCGACATGGTGGGGGAGAAGGAGGGTGTGGGGTCTGAGCTGGACTTCCAAAAGACGGTAGTCTTCAAGATTCTGAAGTTGTTTGGATTGTTGGTCGAACCTCTGGAGGAGGCGAATGTGACCATGTGAGTTCTTGAACAAAGAGTGGAACCTATTAGAGCTGAAATGAAAAGGGTTCTCTTGTTTCCTTGATGACTCAGAACCTTCACTCTCATGTTCACGAGGTGGGAGAGGGAGAGGGATAGGGATAGGGAATGGGATAGGGAATGGACGTGGTTGTCTGCTTTCATCTACTTCTTGATGTTCTTTATCCTCCTTAAGGAGATTGCAACGAGCGTGGCATGCTTGGAACCTGTACGTGCTTTTCTCGCTACTGCAACTCCGGAGGCACTTGTTGTGACAGAGGTTCTCCTTTTCCCAGTACGCAATGCCAAATGAGCCTGAAACTGAGGCCAGGAAAACAACCCACAGCAACAGCAACAGTGGGAACCGCGATCTCATCATAGTATCTTTAATTAACTACTACTGTACTAGGAAAATATTGCAGTGACTCTGAATGATGAAAAGGTGGAGAGATGGCGGGTATTTATAGTTAGAGAAGAGACGTGAGTGTTGTTAACAGCGAAGGACATTTGGGCGGTGGTTAACATGCAGAATGACGAGTGTTGAAATGAACAAAATGGGGTTGTTTTGTTTGTGGGTTGAGTTGGTGATGTTTTGGGTTGCATGCTAGACACCTTGGTGAGTACGTGTTGTTGCGCATGGCATTTGGGGTCCAGTTCTCTCAGATTCCTGAACTTTGGCGGTTACAGTAGACAAGTGAAACCAAGTGAAAGTGTGGTGTGGTTATGTTTTATTAAAGAGCAATACTGTCTAATAcacacttttattttcatttcacaCGGCtacaagataaaataataaaaataattttattttcatttgacaCGACtacaagataaaataataaaaataatgtaaacttttgtattgtttaaaaaaaaatagaaaataagtaagaataatgttaattaaatataaaatatttataaatgccAAAGAATTTTTactctttatttaatttttatcgaCTTGGTCATTTGTTTCAAAAGCActtctaagttgtcttcttatTGGTCTCTCTTAGCACATTATATCTTTTCTACTCTATGGCCTGGTCGATCATACTACATCAAATAAACCGGACGGCTTTTGAAAGcagaaaacaattaaattattgaatgtGACAGAAATAATAGTGAAGACCGAACATTCAACAGTACAAACATCTAATCTTAGTTGATAAATAGGTTTTTTTTAACAAGAATTAAGATAAATGATAGCTAAAGATATTAGACTGGGTCATGATTaaagttttactatttaaagcTCATGCCAGTcgttattaaaattttactgcTCAAAGTTcatactaaaatttataaatataagtcaaaAGTAAAAAGTATGGAATCATGtttactatatttaatatgtaCAGACAGTTTATTAACTTAAACATCGGATAACTTTTCACAAATACATTTTCGGACACTAGAGCGAAGACCAATACCAAAAGAACAGTTACCACACAATATCACAGAAAAAATTGTACGGATATATTAGTGACTCAAACATTAATAATGTCCACATAATTTAATGCTTCTTAAGGCCATCATATTCACCCTCCAGCCAAGTCATTTTGCTCTGATTTTAAATTGTGATTCcgtaaacaaaatcattttttcttttattggtaCACAAGAGAGACCGACTATCAATTATAAGTAGAGTTCTTAGCTTGTCCGAAGGTCAGTCCTAGTTGAAAAAGTTTTTTAAGAAGATTTCTTGAATGGAGATAAGAAAACATTTTAGTTTTCAATATTAGGATTAAGATTAAGATGAATTtagtctttaaaattttaattaatttatataaaattatatattttattaaataatatttaattataatttcattatatttaaattaatatttttatatcttacttatattacattattaaataaaatatgtaatatataatttaatataattattgtctttaatctatttattaattttataattgtttatagaagaatttataatatttaataaaacaataatatattgtGATAATGTTTCAAACACCATAAAAGAACCTAgaatctaacaaaaaaaaataaaaatattatattaattctaataaaatttgcactaaattttttataattattaaatatatatttattgtatatattgtttattaaagagaaataaaaaattaataatttaaatatatatttaagttatacattaaaacaaaaataatcgtatgacaaaaatattcataaacgtattatttataaatttattattttaaacttttaaattgagatgtcttatttaattttgatccATAAGTAAATTTTTTGCATAAAATTAGGTGAAtatcttatatactttaaaaataatgtttagcaagtaaaaaaatattaaagatgtTTAGTCAATCAAGAATTTCAATGTTGTTGCATGATTTTTCTATAAAACCAAGTTTATTTAATcttcttacaaaatatatattagtatgATTTTAATGTTGGTATATAGTtatttgacaaattaaaaaacagttaaacttgtaataaattagaagttaattgtaattttttcttgtattaaaaataaatatatgttttaaaaaaagtcTATAAGATTTTTGTACATATTTTggtttcatgatttttttaattagatattttttggttttataaatttttatgatattagTCCATGAGTCAAAATCAAATCATGTAAAAGGAAGTAAATTGACAAGTCAAAATAGgcatgataaattttattattttatttttattcttgaaataaaaatttatcttcatcTCATCTTATATATAATGCTTgttttcttgtaattttaatatcaattaattatcttttataaaaattaaattttattttaaaaaatataatattattaaatatttaaaatcataatatcattgtattctcatattttttaatgtcaggtatttaaaaatatattacaattataagaattttaaatataaatattaaataaaaatttaataaaagtaaaataattatatataatattacccaattatacataaataaaatttcatgaaaattaaaatattcattaattaattttgtaaacattaatgaaataaatatggtaaacttaaaaatatttttgaaaaattataaaaaaaatatattcaagttaaaaaatattttgaatttttctttatttcctttCTTTAAATTATAGTAAAGTTTCGTTTgttatacatacatacatatatatatatatatatatatatatatatatatatatatatatatatatatatatatatatatatatattataatatattacttaAACGAAActataaactaataataattcgAATCTAAAcataaatctttatttttttaacattaatctatattaaataatttaaacaaaatttataacaataacgttaaattattatattataataaatgaaacatttttatataactacattaataaaattacatttataagaaagaattaaaaaattaaaataattttttaaaaattattaaaacaatattatacattataaaaataatcaacaaataaaaatataaaaaataaccgtatgaaaagaaaatgatattaTACACCATATCACAAAGAAAATTTGGAATAGGATGATTGACTTTAATCTTACAAGTAATTTCGGAAGACATAGTTTTGCCTTGTAAAAAAAGTAGGGTATGTCAATCTCCTTCAAATGTATCTAAACCCTCCCGATACTCATTCCAATACTATAGGTCTTCTTAACATCATATAATCTTATTTGTTGTCCTTTTTTTCACATCTCTTAATTTTTCCATCACAACACTCAATCCACATTTGCATTCTTGAACACTTATGCATGTCATTGAATATTTTAACTCGAAAACTATAAGAGCTACCAACTTTacttactaaaattaaaaacccaTATCTCTTTTTGCAAACAACTCTATGATGGCTTGTTTGAACTTTTTAAATGAACAAAATTCCTTCCTCAAATTGAATTTGAAGCTTTTACACATATGTTCAACTCTAATGTTTGAAAATTTATCATCACTAGCCAACTTTTCACTAGTCTACTCTTTCTATTTCATGGTGGTCACCCCTTTGACTAGTATGGAAACAACCAGGACCAATATCATAATTCATTGTTGCTTCCCTCTATTCCCTTTTCTGCAATATTTTGCATCTTTTCAATACATCATTCACATTTTTATGTGATATATCTTCCACTCCAAACCTATCATGGTCGTCCTCTGCATATTCTTCCTCACTATTTAGCTCTATTTCTTCACCTGAGTCATCGCATTGATAATAGTAACcatgttttgatttttattaataagtttAAGTCCTACATTggatataaatgaaaaaatagaacATTACATAAAGATAAAAGACTCATTGACtcattattttaaggttttggatagagAGTAGTGTCAATTCTTTATATGATAAAGCTCATATCTCATTGATATTGTGTCTTCGTGGTGAACATCTTCTTTAATAGACCCAATTTTGgtatagaaatgaaaaagtaaaatactaTATAAGAGTCATTAATTTATTGTCTTAAAGGTTTTGGGTAGAAAATagtgtcaatctcttatatgTTTGAACTCATATTTCATTAGTATTGTGTCTTTTCGATAAACCTTCTTCTTGATAGATCCAACACCACCATCATCACTCGTATCAATCATCCTTAACTTTAGTATCATCATCACCGATTCTAGACTCAACACCAAAATCGCTAACAACAACACATTTCTTGATCACCTGCCTACTTTTTCCAAGCGAAGTCTGC from the Vigna angularis cultivar LongXiaoDou No.4 chromosome 3, ASM1680809v1, whole genome shotgun sequence genome contains:
- the LOC108325820 gene encoding beta-conglycinin alpha subunit 2, whose translation is MMRSRFPLLLLLWVVFLASVSGSFGIAYWEKENLCHNKCLRSCSSEKSTYRFQACHARCNLLKEDKEHQEVDESRQPRPFPIPFPIPIPLPLPPREHESEGSESSRKQENPFHFSSNRFHSLFKNSHGHIRLLQRFDQQSKQLQNLEDYRLLEVQLRPHTLLLPHHVDADYIIIILSGRAILTLENPDDSDSYNLQNGDVQKIPAGRTLYLINPDNEETLKVMVLARPINNPAKLETFFLSSTEVQQSYLQGFSKKTLEASFDTQFKKINRVLFGEEGKQQDEESRQEGVIVKLTKEQIRELSKHAKSSSKKTISSKDKPFNLRSGSPIYSNTLGKFYEITPEKNPQLHDMDVFVSFVNMKEGALLLPHYNSKSIVILVVNEGEANVELVGVREQQQEESGEVQRYRAELSEEDVLVIPATYPVAINATSSLNFFAFGINAENNQRNFLAGEKDNVMSDIPRQVLEVAFPGSGEETVKLIKKQTESYFVDAQPQQKQSQEKEKEEGSKGRNSLYSILNAFY